Below is a window of Rhodopseudomonas sp. P2A-2r DNA.
GGCGCTGGATCTTGAAGGTGGAGGCGGCGCGCGCGAAGGCGAAGTGGTCGTGCCAGCTTTGGGCGGGATTGCTAAGATAGGAATACACATAGGCGCCGTGAAACACGTCGCCGGCGCCGTTGGTATCAAGCACGCGCGCGCGCGGGATCGCCAGCGCCGGCAGCGTATGGACCGCGCCGGTCTCGTCGTACCAGAGCAGGCCGCGTTCGCCCTGGGTGATGCCGCCGACACGGCAGCCGCGGGTCTTGAGATAATCGAGCATTTTCTCCGGCGTGAGGTCCATCTGCTCGCACAGCCGCTCGGCGACGATGGCGACGTCGATGAATTCCAGCAGCTCGTGGGTGTTGGTGCGCAGGCCGCCGCCGTCCAGCGAGGTCAGGATGCCGGCCTCGCGGCAGAGCTTTGCGTAGTGGATCGCGGCGTCCGGCTGGTGGCCGTCCACATGCAGCGCGCGGCACTTGCCGAGGTTGAGCAGCGGGAACGGATGGATGTGCTCGTCGTCGCGGCAGCGCACGATGGCGCGCTTGCCGTCCTTGGGCATGATGAACGACAGCGACGAACTCGCCACCTTTCGTGGATGAATCTCGATCGCGTATTTCGCCGCCATGTCCATGAACATGCGTCCGAGCCAGTCGTTGGCGACGGTCGCGATCAGGTCGGGAACGATGCCGAGCTTGGCGCAGCAGAACGCCGCCGTCACCGCATTGCCGCCGAACGACACCGCATAGTCGGAGGCGACATGCTTCTCGTCACCGGTCGGCATGTGATCGGTGATGAAGGTCACGTCGATATAGGTCTGTCCGATAAAGAGGGCCTGCATGAAGGTGTCCGTCGTTGCTGGTGGGTGGTGCGGTGCGGCGGCTTTGTGGCGTGGCGCATACATTAGCACCGCTTATCGCTTTGTATTCGCGGAAATTAATCGCATTGAATTGCGGTAATTGCTTGAGATCGCGGCAATGCGGGCCTACCAACTTGGGCTGCGACGATGCGTGGGCACCGGCCCATGGCCGTGCCGCCGGCACCATGGGAGGCAACGATGACGGTCTATTCCGGCCCGGTGTTCGATATGGCGGTCAACCAGTTCGGCGTCATTGCCGACCATCTGGCGATCCCCGCCGACGAGCGCGACCGCATCCTGATGCCGAAGCGCGCCATCACGGTGTCCTGTCCGATCCATCGCGACGACGGCACCATCGCGGTCTATGAGGGCTATCGCGTCCAGCATCACCTGACGCTGGGACCGACCAAGGGCGGCACCCGCTTTGCACCCAGCGTCGACCTCGGCGAGGTCGCGGCACTGGCGATCTGGATGAGCTGGAAGTGCGCGCTGGTCGGGCTGCCCTATGGCGGCGCCAAGGGCGGCATCGCGGTCGATCCCACGGCAATTTCCAGGCGCGAACTGGAGGCGCTGTCGCGCCGCTACATGATGGAGATGATTCCCTTCGTCGGTCCGCACACCGACGTGATGGCGCCGGACATGGGCACCAATGAACAGGTGATGGCGTGGTTTATGGATACGTATTCCATGTATCAGGGCCGCACCGTGACCGAGATCGTGACCGGGAAGCCGGTGGCCTCCGGCGGCACGCTGGGCCGGCGCGAGGCCACCGGCCGCGGCGTCGCCCATCTTGCCAAGCGGGTGCTCAAGGAACTGGCCATCGATCTCAATGGCGCCACCGCGGTGGTTCAGGGCTTTGGCAATGTCGGCTCCTACGCCGCGCTGGAACTGCATCGCTTCGGCCTCAAGGTCATTGCGGTCAGCGACCATACCGGCGCACTGCACTGCGCGGCCGGGCTCGATATTCCGGCGCTGATGCGCCACACCAACCAGCATGGCAGCATCAAGGGCTTTTCCAGCGAGATGCAATACGACCCCGCGGAGATCTTCACGCTGGCCTGCGACGTGCTGGTGCCCGCCGCGATGGAGCGGGCGATCGACGGGCCGATGGCGCAGAAGCTGCGATGCCGGGTGCTGGCGGAAGGCGCCAACGGCCCGACCACGCCGGATGCCGACCTGGTGCTGGAGCAACGTCAGGACGAGGTGTTCCTGATCCCCGACATCCTGTGCAATTCCGGCGGTGTGGTGGTCAGCTATTTCGAATGGGTGCAGGATCTGCAGCAACTGTTCTGGGAGGAGGAGGAAGTGATGCGGCGCGAATACCAGATCCTCGACCGCGCCTTCGACCAGATGCTGATGCGCGCCAAGGTCGACAAGGTCTCGCACCGCACCGCCGCGATGGCGATCGGCGTCGAGAAGGTCCGTGCTGCCAAGAACACGCGCGGCCTGTTTCCATGATGGGATACAAAAGATGATCACCGGGCTCGACCACGTCGTCATTCTGCTCAACGATATCAATGCAGGTGCTGCCGCCTATCAATTGCTGCTCGGGCGGGCGCCGTCGTGGCGCGCCCGGAGCGACGGCACCGAGACGGTGCTGTTCACCCTCGACAACATGACGCTGGAGCTGATGGCCCCGGAGGGCGACGGCGCCAATGCGGGGCGGGTCCGCACCGTACTGAAGATCTGGGGCGAGGGCCTCGCCAGCCTGTGCTTCCGCGTCGGCGATATCGCCAGGATGCATCGCCGGCTGGAGCGGGTGGCGCTGAAACCCGACGGGATCGCCGAGGTCGAGAGTCGCGATACGATCTCCGGCGGCACGCTGTCGTGGAAACGCACGCGCGCGGCGACCGATGCCACGCGGGGCGTGCGCATGTTCTTTCTCGAACTGGCGAAGGAACGCCCGCTGTCGAAGCCGCTCGCGCCGGCGCCGATCGCGGCGCTCGATCACATCGTGATCTCCACCGAGGATCCGGAACGCGCCGCGGCGCTGTATGGCGCGCGGCTCGGCCTCGACATGGCGCTGGATCGCTCGCGGCCGGACTGGGGGCATCTGATGTTCTTCCGCTGCGGCGACCTGGTCGTCGAGGTCGTCAAGCGGCCGGTGGCCGGCGCCGACGAGAGCCATGACAAGCTGTGGGGCCTGAGCTGGCGCGTCAACGATATCGACGCCGCGCGGGCGCGGCTGGTGGCGGCCGGCATCGACGTCTCCGAAGTGCGCCAGGGCCGCAAGCCCGGCACCCGCGTCCTCAGCGTCCGCGATGGCGCCTGCGGCGTCCACACGCTGCTGGTGGAGCGCACGGCGAAGGCGGACGGGTAGCGCAGGGCGAGGTCGTGCTAGGCTGCGACCAGAGGCTTGATCTTGCTGACGTCCACGTTCCTCTCGGCGTGCCAGGTATCATAGGCGCCTTGCATCCGGACCCAGATGCCGGCGCCGCCGCCAAATAGCTTGCCGACCCGAACCGCGACCTCCGGCGACAACGGCTTTTTTCGGTCAGGATGTCGTGCAGGTGTTGCCGGGAAATGCCGAGCAACCG
It encodes the following:
- a CDS encoding Glu/Leu/Phe/Val family dehydrogenase gives rise to the protein MTVYSGPVFDMAVNQFGVIADHLAIPADERDRILMPKRAITVSCPIHRDDGTIAVYEGYRVQHHLTLGPTKGGTRFAPSVDLGEVAALAIWMSWKCALVGLPYGGAKGGIAVDPTAISRRELEALSRRYMMEMIPFVGPHTDVMAPDMGTNEQVMAWFMDTYSMYQGRTVTEIVTGKPVASGGTLGRREATGRGVAHLAKRVLKELAIDLNGATAVVQGFGNVGSYAALELHRFGLKVIAVSDHTGALHCAAGLDIPALMRHTNQHGSIKGFSSEMQYDPAEIFTLACDVLVPAAMERAIDGPMAQKLRCRVLAEGANGPTTPDADLVLEQRQDEVFLIPDILCNSGGVVVSYFEWVQDLQQLFWEEEEVMRREYQILDRAFDQMLMRAKVDKVSHRTAAMAIGVEKVRAAKNTRGLFP
- a CDS encoding sugar kinase, which encodes MQALFIGQTYIDVTFITDHMPTGDEKHVASDYAVSFGGNAVTAAFCCAKLGIVPDLIATVANDWLGRMFMDMAAKYAIEIHPRKVASSSLSFIMPKDGKRAIVRCRDDEHIHPFPLLNLGKCRALHVDGHQPDAAIHYAKLCREAGILTSLDGGGLRTNTHELLEFIDVAIVAERLCEQMDLTPEKMLDYLKTRGCRVGGITQGERGLLWYDETGAVHTLPALAIPRARVLDTNGAGDVFHGAYVYSYLSNPAQSWHDHFAFARAASTFKIQRLGNEAGLPTLPDIAAVRQEFEAAV
- a CDS encoding VOC family protein; its protein translation is MITGLDHVVILLNDINAGAAAYQLLLGRAPSWRARSDGTETVLFTLDNMTLELMAPEGDGANAGRVRTVLKIWGEGLASLCFRVGDIARMHRRLERVALKPDGIAEVESRDTISGGTLSWKRTRAATDATRGVRMFFLELAKERPLSKPLAPAPIAALDHIVISTEDPERAAALYGARLGLDMALDRSRPDWGHLMFFRCGDLVVEVVKRPVAGADESHDKLWGLSWRVNDIDAARARLVAAGIDVSEVRQGRKPGTRVLSVRDGACGVHTLLVERTAKADG